A genomic window from Microbaculum marinisediminis includes:
- a CDS encoding PaaX family transcriptional regulator C-terminal domain-containing protein, translating into MIQGSDSATRSLDALIERFHSGERLRVWSFVITVFGDAIVPRGGMVGMAALQELTDRMRIAPGALRAALSRLAKDGWVERQRHGRKSYYRLTPESAATFARAARRIYAAGPPAWNGRWTIAIAPEETASVRDARTADLTERGFVRLSNGLFIHPRTGTGETTPEDPGDLFVLDADAATVPDWVLSACSDVETDIAYSVLGATIAPLEDTLAEGGTLSPLDAMVARALLIHEWRRVLLRDADLPAALRPADWSGEETRTLVAGLYGRILAPSERWLDGCDGRPDGPLPPPERDLRRRFT; encoded by the coding sequence ATGATCCAGGGCAGCGATTCCGCGACACGGTCGCTCGACGCGCTGATAGAGCGGTTCCATTCTGGCGAGCGCCTGCGCGTCTGGTCGTTCGTCATCACGGTCTTCGGCGATGCGATCGTTCCGCGCGGCGGCATGGTCGGCATGGCCGCGCTGCAGGAACTGACCGACCGGATGCGCATTGCGCCCGGCGCCCTGCGCGCCGCGCTGTCGCGGCTCGCCAAGGACGGCTGGGTCGAACGCCAACGCCACGGCCGCAAGAGCTATTATCGCCTGACGCCGGAAAGCGCGGCGACCTTCGCGCGCGCCGCCAGGCGCATATACGCCGCCGGCCCGCCGGCCTGGAACGGCCGGTGGACGATCGCGATCGCGCCGGAGGAAACGGCGTCCGTACGCGACGCACGCACGGCAGACCTCACCGAACGCGGGTTCGTGCGGCTGTCGAACGGGCTGTTCATCCACCCCCGCACCGGGACCGGCGAGACGACACCCGAGGACCCCGGAGACCTGTTTGTCCTCGATGCCGACGCCGCGACGGTGCCCGACTGGGTCCTGAGCGCCTGCTCCGACGTCGAGACCGATATCGCCTATTCCGTGCTGGGCGCGACCATCGCGCCCCTCGAGGACACGCTGGCCGAAGGCGGCACCCTGTCGCCGCTCGATGCGATGGTCGCACGCGCCCTGCTGATCCACGAATGGCGCCGCGTCCTGTTGCGCGACGCCGATCTGCCCGCAGCACTTCGCCCCGCCGACTGGAGCGGCGAGGAAACCCGCACGCTGGTCGCCGGCCTCTATGGCCGCATCCTGGCACCGAGCGAACGGTGGCTGGATGGCTGCGACGGCCGACCGGACGGCCCGCTGCCGCCGCCCGAGCGGGACCTGCGCCGTCGGTTCACCTAG
- a CDS encoding TetR/AcrR family transcriptional regulator, with protein MARTRAKDHDAKRAEIMNIAARTFAEAGYHGASMSALARECGVSKALIYHYYSSKEALLFDIIESHLSDLIAAVEAVDDPSADPKARLRRLVSALLDAYRDADAEHKVQINAMSALPAEDQAKLRELERRLVAIFSAPIHALNPHLFDGKPLLKPVTMSLFGMLNWAFMWFRDKGPVSREDYARLATDLLVSGVRSLT; from the coding sequence GTGGCCCGCACCCGTGCCAAGGATCATGACGCCAAGCGCGCAGAGATCATGAACATTGCCGCGCGCACCTTCGCCGAGGCGGGCTATCATGGCGCCTCGATGAGTGCGCTGGCGCGCGAATGCGGCGTCTCCAAGGCTCTGATATACCACTACTATTCCAGCAAGGAAGCGTTGCTCTTCGATATCATCGAGAGCCACCTGAGCGACCTTATCGCCGCTGTCGAGGCGGTCGATGACCCCAGCGCCGATCCGAAGGCGCGCCTGCGGCGGCTGGTTTCCGCCCTGCTCGACGCCTACCGGGACGCCGACGCCGAACACAAGGTCCAGATCAACGCGATGTCCGCCCTGCCCGCCGAGGACCAGGCCAAGCTGCGCGAACTGGAACGGCGGCTGGTAGCGATCTTCTCCGCCCCCATCCACGCGCTCAATCCGCATCTGTTCGACGGCAAGCCGCTCCTGAAACCCGTCACCATGTCGCTGTTCGGCATGCTCAACTGGGCGTTCATGTGGTTCCGCGACAAGGGCCCGGTGAGCCGGGAGGACTATGCCCGGCTGGCGACCGATCTCCTGGTGAGCGGCGTGCGCTCGCTCACCTGA
- the paaK gene encoding phenylacetate--CoA ligase PaaK, which produces MRDLTPRQQDLDPIEIASRDEIAALQLDRMRWSLRHAYDNVPFYKASFDKAGVHPDDLKTLADLARFPFTTKSDLRNNYPFGMFAVPRDRVVRIHASSGTTGKPTVVGYTARDIDTWADVVARSMRASGTRPGDIVHVAYGYGLFTGGLGAHYGAEKLGCTVVPVSGGMTERQITLIEDFRPTTIMVTPSYMLAILDEYRKAGFDPTASPLEVGIFGAEPWTNAMRSEVEAAFDMHAVDIYGLSEVMGPGVANECVETKDGLHVWEDHFYPEVIDPVTGVPVADGEQGELVFTTLTKEALPIIRYRTRDLTRLLPGTARSMRRMEKITGRSDDMIILRGVNVFPTQIEEQILKVQGLTPHFQIELTKDGRMDRMTVHVEAAPNAASGEAKAASAREFAHHVKSVIGVSVGVDVTDPGGVARSQGKAVRVVDNRPKE; this is translated from the coding sequence ATGAGGGACCTGACGCCGCGCCAGCAAGACCTGGATCCGATCGAAATCGCCTCGCGCGACGAAATCGCCGCGCTGCAGCTCGACCGCATGCGATGGTCGCTCAGGCACGCCTACGACAACGTGCCCTTCTACAAGGCCTCCTTCGACAAGGCCGGCGTGCACCCGGACGACCTGAAGACCCTGGCCGACCTTGCCCGGTTTCCCTTCACCACCAAGTCCGACCTGCGCAACAACTATCCCTTTGGCATGTTCGCAGTACCGCGCGACCGGGTCGTGCGCATCCACGCCTCCTCCGGCACGACCGGCAAACCGACCGTCGTCGGCTATACCGCCAGGGACATCGATACCTGGGCCGACGTCGTCGCCCGGTCGATGCGCGCCTCCGGCACCCGGCCGGGCGACATCGTCCATGTCGCCTATGGATATGGCCTGTTCACCGGCGGACTGGGGGCCCACTACGGCGCCGAGAAGCTCGGCTGCACGGTGGTGCCGGTCTCCGGCGGCATGACAGAACGCCAGATCACCCTGATCGAGGATTTCCGCCCGACGACCATCATGGTCACGCCGTCCTACATGCTGGCGATCCTGGACGAATACCGGAAGGCCGGCTTCGATCCGACCGCAAGCCCGCTCGAGGTCGGCATCTTCGGCGCCGAGCCCTGGACCAACGCCATGCGGTCCGAGGTCGAGGCGGCGTTCGACATGCACGCCGTCGACATCTACGGCCTGTCGGAAGTGATGGGCCCGGGCGTCGCCAACGAATGCGTCGAGACCAAGGACGGCCTGCACGTCTGGGAAGACCATTTCTATCCGGAGGTCATCGATCCGGTGACCGGCGTGCCGGTCGCCGACGGCGAACAGGGCGAGCTGGTGTTCACGACGCTCACCAAGGAAGCCCTGCCGATCATCCGCTACCGCACCCGCGACCTGACCCGGCTGCTGCCCGGCACGGCGCGGTCGATGCGGCGCATGGAGAAGATCACCGGTCGCTCCGACGACATGATCATCCTGCGCGGCGTCAACGTGTTCCCGACCCAGATCGAGGAGCAGATCCTCAAGGTTCAGGGCCTGACCCCGCATTTCCAGATCGAGCTCACCAAGGACGGCCGCATGGACCGGATGACCGTCCATGTCGAAGCGGCCCCGAACGCCGCGTCCGGCGAGGCCAAGGCGGCCAGCGCCCGCGAATTCGCCCATCACGTCAAATCGGTGATCGGAGTGTCGGTCGGGGTCGACGTCACCGATCCCGGTGGTGTGGCGCGCAGCCAGGGCAAGGCGGTCCGCGTCGTCGACAACCGGCCGAAGGAGTAA
- the paaI gene encoding hydroxyphenylacetyl-CoA thioesterase PaaI: MTMTPEERARRAADAMWTADAASKWLGMSLDEVGPGWARLSFTVEKHHTNGHDICHGGYIFTLADSAFAFACNSYNQRAVAQHNTISFLAPGRLGDRLTAVAREVTLAGRTGVYDATVESQDGTLIAVFRGTSRTVKGTHFDEPDAGG; encoded by the coding sequence ATGACCATGACGCCCGAAGAGCGCGCGCGCCGCGCCGCCGACGCGATGTGGACCGCCGACGCCGCCTCGAAGTGGCTGGGCATGTCGCTCGACGAGGTCGGGCCGGGATGGGCGCGGCTTTCGTTCACGGTCGAGAAGCACCACACCAACGGCCACGACATCTGCCACGGCGGCTACATCTTCACGCTCGCGGACTCCGCCTTCGCGTTTGCCTGCAACAGCTACAACCAGCGCGCGGTCGCCCAGCACAACACCATCAGCTTCCTGGCGCCGGGCAGGCTCGGCGACAGGCTGACGGCGGTCGCCCGCGAGGTGACGCTGGCGGGACGAACCGGCGTCTACGATGCCACCGTCGAGAGCCAGGACGGCACCTTGATCGCGGTCTTCCGCGGCACTTCGCGGACGGTCAAGGGCACCCATTTCGACGAGCCCGACGCCGGCGGCTGA
- the paaG gene encoding 2-(1,2-epoxy-1,2-dihydrophenyl)acetyl-CoA isomerase PaaG yields the protein MGETIGVEKRAGYAVVTLNRPDKLNAFNAEMHRELRAALDELGADDDCRAILLTGAGRGFCAGQDLGDRDPSKMDGPPDLGTTLENFYNPLVRRIRAMNKPVVCAVNGVAAGAGANIALACDIVLAAESAKFIQAFARLGLVPDAGGTWQLPRMIGEARAKALALTAEPLPAAKAAEWGLIWKSVADDALMAEATSLVESFAKGPTIGYALTKQAIQAAASNSLDEHLDLERDLQREAGRTPDYAEGVAAFLEKRPAKFTGRGA from the coding sequence GTGGGCGAGACGATTGGCGTCGAAAAACGTGCCGGCTATGCCGTTGTGACCCTCAACCGGCCGGACAAACTCAACGCGTTCAATGCCGAGATGCACCGCGAGCTGCGCGCCGCGCTCGACGAACTGGGCGCCGATGACGACTGCCGGGCGATTCTGCTGACCGGGGCCGGACGCGGCTTCTGCGCCGGACAGGATCTTGGCGATCGCGACCCCTCCAAGATGGACGGCCCGCCCGATCTCGGCACGACCCTGGAGAACTTCTACAATCCTCTCGTGCGCCGCATCCGCGCCATGAACAAGCCGGTCGTCTGCGCCGTCAACGGCGTCGCCGCCGGCGCCGGCGCGAATATCGCGCTTGCCTGCGACATCGTGCTGGCCGCCGAAAGCGCCAAGTTCATCCAGGCATTTGCCCGCCTCGGCCTCGTGCCCGACGCCGGCGGCACCTGGCAATTGCCCCGCATGATCGGCGAAGCGCGCGCCAAGGCGCTGGCGCTGACCGCCGAGCCCCTCCCCGCGGCCAAAGCCGCCGAGTGGGGTCTGATCTGGAAATCCGTTGCCGACGACGCCCTGATGGCCGAGGCGACGAGCCTCGTGGAAAGCTTCGCCAAGGGCCCGACCATCGGCTACGCCCTGACCAAGCAGGCGATCCAGGCCGCGGCGTCGAACAGCCTCGACGAGCATCTCGATCTCGAGCGCGACCTGCAGCGCGAGGCCGGCCGCACGCCGGACTATGCAGAAGGCGTCGCCGCCTTCCTGGAGAAGCGCCCGGCGAAGTTCACGGGGCGCGGCGCATGA